From the Anguilla anguilla isolate fAngAng1 chromosome 8, fAngAng1.pri, whole genome shotgun sequence genome, one window contains:
- the trit1 gene encoding tRNA dimethylallyltransferase isoform X2 produces MISVVDPLVTNYTVIDFRNQALSLIQDVRRRDRLPIVVGGTNYYIEALLWNVLVDTGASKGDCRGLPDTRAELEKLGGAELHRRLAEVDPDMAATLHPHNVRKIARSLQVHQETGVAHSRLLEEQRAQEGGGGLGGPLRFPHACIFWLHGNTEGLGERLDKRVDEMLSAGLIEELKEFHRRYNEQQVQENRQDYQHGVFQSIGFKEFHQYLTAGPGVSEEERAQLLQKGVEQLKRATRRYAQKQNKWVRNRFLKRPGANVPPVFGLDVTDVSDWEKTVLTPALEVLDSLQKGEKPALEPIRVEGAERSNKRSRHECEPCARVIIGELEWAVHLKSKSHQHHLKKKRKSELAAQQHQALASPCDAPPSTESPS; encoded by the exons ATGATCAGCGTGGTGGACCCGCTGGTGACCAACTACACGGTGATAGACTTCAGGAACCAGGCCCTGTCTCTC ATCCAGGACGTGCGCCGCAGGGACAGGCTGCCCATCGTCGTGGGAGGCACCAACTACTACATCGAGGCCCTGCTGTGGAACGTGCTGGTGGACACGGGG GCGAGTAAAGGAGACTGCAGGGGTTTGCCTGATACGAGGGCGGAGCTGGAAAAACTGGGCGGGGCCGAGCTGCACCGGCGCCTGGCCGAGGTGGACCCCGACATGGCGGCGACTCTCCACCCCCACAACGTGCGCAAGATCGCCAG GAGCCTGCAGGTGCACCAGGAGACGGGCGTGGCCCACAGCCggctgctggaggagcagagggcgcaggagggcgggggcgggctgGGCGGCCCGCTGCGCTTCCCGCACGCCTGCATCTTCTGGCTGCACGGCAACACGGAAG gtctGGGTGAGAGGCTGGACAAGCGCGTGGATGAGATGCTCTCCGCCGGGCTGATCGAGGAGCTGAAGGAGTTCCACCGGCGGTACAATGAGCAGCAGGTCCAGGAGAACAG ACAGGACTACCAGCACGGCGTCTTCCAGTCCATCGGCTTTAAGGAGTTCCACCAGTACCTGACTGCGGGCCCCGGGGTCagcgaggaggagagggctCAGCTGCTCCAGAAAG GCGTAGAGCAACTGAAGAGAGCCACCAGGCGCTATGCCCAAAAGCAGAACAAGTGGGTCCGCAACCGCTTTCTGAAGA GGCCTGGAGCCAATGTCCCCCCGGTGTTTGGACTGGATGTGACAGACGTTTCCGATTGGGAGAAGACTGTTCTCACACCTGCCTTAGAGGTTTTGGATAGTCTTCAAAAG GGAGAGAAGCCGGCCCTGGAGCCAATCAGGGTGGAAGGGGCGGAGCGGAGCAACAAGCGCAGCCGACACGAGTGCGAGCCGTGCGCCAGGGTGATCATCGGGGAGCTGGAGTGGGCAG TACACCTGAAGTCCAAAAGCCACCAACACCATttgaaaaagaagaggaagtcTGAGCTCGCCGCGCAGCAGCACCAGGCCTTGGCCTCTCCGTGTGACGCGCCACCCAGCACAGAGAGCCCGTCGTAG